The following proteins are co-located in the Anas platyrhynchos isolate ZD024472 breed Pekin duck chromosome 1, IASCAAS_PekinDuck_T2T, whole genome shotgun sequence genome:
- the APAF1 gene encoding apoptotic protease-activating factor 1 isoform X2 — protein MDVKSRNYLLMNRQALERDIKTCYIMDHMISDEVLTTEEEEKVKQQNTQKERAAMLINIILTKDNNSYRSFYNALLHEGYRDLAALLQDGIPVFSGNGKSSVDGMTSYVKTVLCEGGVPQRPVVFVTRPELVDAIKQKLRSLGSDPGWVTVYGMAGCGKTVLTAEALRDHQLLEDYFPGGVHWISVGKQDKAGLLIKLQNLCSRLEHDSTLSQRPPLNIEEAKDRLRLLMLRKYPRSLLVLDDIWDSWVLKAFDNQCQVLITSRDRSVTDAVSGNKYEIHVESGLAHEKGLEVLSLFVNMKIPELPEQANCIIRECKGSPLVISLIGALLRDFPSRWEYYLKQLQNKQFKRIRKSSSYDYEALDEAMSISVEQLDNDFKDYYKDLSILPKDVKVPTKVLCILWDMETEEVEDILQEFVNKSLLFCDRNGKSFHYYLHDLQLDFLTEKNRNQLQELHKNIVNQYKKHYKLNMPIPSQEDCMYWYNFLAYHMAGANMQKELRELMFSLDWIKAKTELVGPAHLIHEYVEYSSVLDQKVCERIA, from the exons ATGGATGTGAAGAGTAGAAATTATTTACTTATGAATCGTCAAGCTCTGGAGAGAGACATCAAGACCTGTTATATTATGGATCATATGATATCTGACGAAGTACTAACaacagaggaggaagagaaagtgaAACAACAG AACACACAGAAGGAGCGAGCGGCTATGCTAATAAACATTATTCTTACAAAAGATAATAATTCATATAGATCCTTTTATAATGCACTGCTTCATGAAGGGTACAGAGATCTTGCTGCACTTCTTCAGGATGGCATTCCTGTCTTCTCTGGTAATGGAAAGAGTTCTGTGGATGGAATGACTTCTTACG TTAAGACAGTTCTCTGTGAAGGAGGAGTACCACAAAGACCGGTTGTGTTTGTCACTCGGCCAGAACTGGTAGATGCTATTAAACAGAAACTGCGCAGCTTGGGAAGTGATCCAGGCTGGGTCACGGTTTACGGAATGGCAGGCTGTGGGAAGACTGTTTTAACAGCAGAAGCTTTAAGGGATCACCAGCTCTTGGAAG ATTACTTTCCAGGAGGAGTTCACTGGATCTCTGTTGGAAAACAGGACAAAGCAGGGCTCCTTATAAAACTACAAAATCTCTGTAGTAGATTAGAACACGACTCTACTCTTTCACAGAGACCACCACTTAACATTGAGGAGGCTAAAGATCGTCTTCGTTTGCTAATGCTGCGCAAATATCCCAG GTCTCTTTTGGTCCTGGACGATATTTGGGATTCCTGGGTATTAAAAGCATTTGATAATCAATGTCAAGTTCTTATTACCAGCCGGGACAGGAGTGTAACGGATGCTGTGTCTG GCAATAAATATGAGATTCATGTAGAAAGTGGACTTGCACATGAGAAAGGGCTGGAGGTTTTATCCCTGTTTGTGAATATGAAAATACCAGAACTGCCAGAACAAGCTAACTGCATTATAAGAGAATGCAAAG gtTCTCCTCTTGTGATATCCTTGATAGGCGCATTATTGCGAGACTTCCCCAGTCGCTGGGAGTACTATCTCAAACAGCTGCAGAACAAGCAatttaaaagaataagaaaatctTCGTCTTATGATTATGAAGCCCTTGATGAAGCAATGTCCATAAGTGTTGAGCAACTGGATAATGATTTTAAAGACTACTATAAAGACCTCTCTATTCTTCCAAAAGATGTTAAAGTACCTACTAAG GTGCTCTGTATTCTTTGGGATATGGAAACCGAAGAAGTCGAAGATATACTGCAGGAGTTTGTTAACAAATCACTATTGTTCTGTGATCGTAATGGGAAgtcatttcattattatttacatGATCTTCAACTTGACTTTCTTACAGAGAAGAATCGCAACCAGCTTCAG GAGCTACATAAAAACATAGTAAATCAGTACAAGAAACATTACAAGCTTAACATGCCTATTCCATCTCAAGAGGATTGCATGTACTGGTATAACTTCCTAGCATATCACATGGCTGGTGCCAACATGCAGAAG GAACTCCGTGAGCTTATGTTTTCTCTAGATTGGATTAAAGCTAAAACAGAATTGGTAGGGCCTGCTCATCTGATTCATGAATATGTGGAATATAGTTCAGTCCTGGATCAAAAGGTATGTGAAAG GATAGCATAG
- the IKBIP gene encoding inhibitor of nuclear factor kappa-B kinase-interacting protein isoform X1: protein MSEVKQRKKGISSSKTSEDSQKLEKHSNHGKLAGPRMSNNQSSFWIDLRTASNVISLAACLVLTWFLFQQSGRFADMEKRYNFLQQEAEKFLDMENKVSLISEKLESSESILQEAASSMSVMTEFKQEVSTLHNIIRDIQSDEQTLSIKMQSINEKFQNITNSWRRSLDEMNTNTSGIKSEAKLIHTEVTSQINDVDQRIKSLSERLKDLEDSTARNIKTVKRQEDDEFTRVEQKLDLHAKAVKKLEEEQNSLLAKDADLNQKLAAYEPKIEECKTYLPTIENAIHSILRQSSELLSMEKKIEGLTTKLYTVENNMLKTVSDTMMMQNLLEGIQYNGSILKLQNKTVVVEEVVHDIKLSSSAEGMTLEGSKLKNDQDGDK, encoded by the exons atgtctGAAGttaagcagaggaaaaaaggcaTCTCTTCATCCAAGACCAGTGAAGATTCTCAAAAGCTTGAGAAGCACAGTAATCATGGGAAGCTGGCAGGTCCCAGGATGAGCAATAATCAGAGTTCCTTTTGGATAGACTTGAGGACAGCCTCGAATGTAATTTCCCTTGCAGCTTGTCTGGTGCTGACCTG GTTCCTATTCCAGCAGTCAGGGCGATTTGCTGATATGGAAAAAAGGTACAACTTCTtgcagcaagaagctgaaaaattcCTGGACATGGAAAATAAAGTCAGCTTAATTTCTGAAAAG CTTGAGTCTTCTGAAAGTATCCTACAAGAAGCTGCTTCATCTATGTCTGTGATGACTGAGTTTAAGCAGGAAGTATCTACTCTTCATAACATCATAAGGGATATTCAGAGCGATGAACAGACTCTCTCTATAAAGATGCAGAGCATTAATGAGAAGTTCCAAAATATTACAAATTCCTGGAGAAGAAGCTTGGATGAAATGAACACAAACACTAGTGGAATAAAATCTGAAGCAAAGCTCATACATACAGAAGTTACTTCCCAAATTAATGATGTTGACCAAAGAATTAAATCCCTTtcagaaagattaaaagatCTGGAAGACAGCACAGccagaaatattaaaacagtaaaaaggCAAGAAGATGATGAATTCACTAGAGTTGAACAAAAGTTGGATTTACACGCAAAGGCAGTCAAGAAGCTGGAAGAGGAGCAGAATAGTCTGTTAGCCAAGGACGCAGACCTGAATCAGAAACTTGCAGCCTATGAACCTAAAATTGAGGAGTGCAAGACCTATTTGCCAACAATTGAAAATGCTATTCATTCTATTCTTAGACAATCAAGTGAATTGCTAAGTATGGAGAAAAAGATAGAGGGATTGACAACAAAGCTGTATACTGTGGAAAACAACATGTTGAAAACTGTCTCTGATACAATGATGATGCAAAACCTTCTTGAAGGCATTCAGTACAATGGCAGCATATTGAAACTGCAGAATAAAACAGTGGTTGTAGAAGAAGTAGTACATGACATAAAATTATCTTCAAGTGCTGAAGGGATGACTTTAGAAGGCTCTAAGTTAAAAAATGACCAGGATGGGGATAAATGA